Genomic DNA from Pseudomonas fluorescens:
CCTTGCCTTCGAATTATATCGTCCGCTTACCAACGCCGAGCCGGTATCGATGGCACTCGGATACTGCAAGTCTGCGGCCCTTACATCTGTAGCAAAAGGAAGATCTACATCGCCATGGACATTCAGGAAATCAAGCAACGTCTGGCCCGCCCCGCCGTGAAACTTGTTGCCGGCGGTTTTCGTCCTGCCGGGACCGATGAAGAGAGCTGGCTGGGCAGCATCTTCCTGTTCCGGCCTGATGAAGAGGTGCCCACCAACCAGGCGGGGCAACCGTTGCTCCCCTATGCGCAGTTTTACCTGCCTGCCCTACCCGTCCATAGCCCGCTGCTGGCGGGGGTTCGTGTATTGACGGTGTTCATTTCAGACCCGCTTCCCGAGCATTTTGAGCCTATGGGGAATAATTGGGTCATCCGCGAATATGGACCGGATGATGTGTTGGTGCGCAAGTCTTTGCCGGTGGCAGATACATTCCTCAAACCCTTCCCACTGAGAGCGCAAGCGGTGCCGGAGGACTTTCCACTGTGGGATGGCGGGGGTGTCCCGGAGGACCTCGAGCAAGCAATCCTCACGCTGGAGCGCGCGGGCAAGATACAGAGCTATTACGACTTGGTTACCCACACCTACGAACACAAGTTCGGCGGTTACCCTTCGTTTTGCCAGTCGGGTGTTGATCCGGGTGAAGGCTTTGAGTTTGTGTTCCAGATCTCATCGGACGCGAAGATCAATCTGAATGTGGTCGACAGTGGGAGCCTGATGTTCTGGAAGCACAACGAAACTGGGGAGTGGGTGCTTTATTACGATTTTTACTGAAGAAAGGAGATTTATTTTCAGAGCAAAAACGCCTCCTTTTTTCTAAGCAAACGTTAGGCGCATTTGGAGATTCGGGATGTTTGGATTTTTCAAGAAGAACGTACCTCCGCGGAATCCACCAAAGAGGTTCCCTCCAGTTCCAGACTGGAAGCCCGCGATCACGCAGCCAGCCGAGCAGATTATTGAGCGGTTACAGCTCTATACCAATAATCAACACGATCTCGCCGTGTTTTCAAATTGCACGTGCGTTTTACTCCCAGATGGCCTCTCAGATACAGACGCAGAAGTCTTCGCAAAGGAGATCCTGTCAAAGATCTTCAACTCCCACCCGGACATGAACCCAACACCCATGAAAGATGGGAACGTGTTGGTTCAGTACAACCACCCTGCGCTCAATCTGGTTCTGGACAGCGTTGCCGTTCAGTACTGGTTTGAAATCGAGAGCAATCACCAGCTAGCTTTAGCCACCGATGAAGTTCTGATAACTCCGCTTGGCTCAAACATTTTCGATGACTTTGGCAAGAAGGCACTATTTAGCCGTTGCTTCATGTTCATGGACGCAGTAGCGCCCCGCGTGATTCGGGTGGTGCGGAGAAGCATCTAGGAATACGGGGGCAGACTTCTGATATTCAGTCTGCCCCCCTTCTATTTTCAGCCAACCTACTCAAACCGCCGCCGCTTCATGAACAACCCCATTCCCAGCGCCACGGCAAAGATCGACAGCAGCCCCAGATCAAACCCCAGCAAATGGACCTGGCCTGCAGCAACGCAACCGACCGCGCCCGCCGCCACCAACACCACTCCCAGTCACTTGCGCAGCAGGTACGGCTTGAGAAACCGGTCGAGCAGAAAGGACAACACCAAGGCAATGACCAGTTGGATAATTTCGGATATGTGCGTCTCCAATCACGTCTTGATGATCAATGTCGAGAGGGTTGCTGTTTGGGACTGCTGCGCAGCCCAGCAGGGATGAACTCCGTCGCCATAATTGCAGGCCTCATTCTTGGCGGCGCATATATTCCGCGAAAAGTGGCACTGTGAAATTCAGATATCCATGATCTGTGCTGTAGATCATTCCCTTGGCGATGATGTTGGCGCGAGTCGGTCCAAGCGATGATTGAGGACGCCCCATCGTCTTCGCAATATCAGCGATGGCATAAGGCCCGTCGCCGAGCTCGGACATCGCCTTTACAAACTGAACCTCTGAAGGGGTAAGCCGGTCGATGCGGACCCTGAAGAAGCCCGCATCGAGAGAAGCCAATGTCTCGGCGTAAGAACTAGCTGCATTGGCTATCTTTAGCTATCTATTGCTAGATATCAGTATGTTTCTTGCTTTTTCATGAGCGTTTCGCACTGGAGTACCAGCCCGATCAAGCGGGAGCAAACTCACTCGCCACGGGGGCCTGGGGCGGTATCAGGCGTGGCGATCCAGCTTTTTGAGAAACACCGTCATTTCCTTCTCCGCCTGTTTGTCGCCGTGGGCGCGGGCGGCTTCGAGGCCTTGTTCCCAGGCTTGGCGGGCGGCCGGTAGGTCGCCTTGGCCTTGGTGGGCCTTGCCCAGTAGTTTCCAGGCGGCGGAGTATTTGGGGTCGAGTTCGACGCAGCGTTGGAAGTGTTCGGCGGCGCGGGTGAATTCGCCGAGGTCGAGGTAGCCTTTGCCTAGGCCGAAACGCAGCAGAGAGTTATCCACACCCTTGGCGAGCATTTTTTCCAGGGAATCGAGCATTTGAAACTCCTGCGTTCTGTTCCTGTGGCGAGGGAGCTTGCTCCCGCTGGCCTGCAGAGCAGGCCCATCTTTGGCGGCTGCTTCGCACCCGAGCGGGAGCAAGCTCCCTCGCCACAGGGCCGTGTGTTCAGAAGAAGCTCAACCCCACATGGAACAGCTTTTCGACGTCGCGAATGTGTTTCTTGTCCACCAGGAACAGGATGACATGATCGCCGGTCTGGATCGTGGTGTCGTCGTGGGCGATCAGGACTTC
This window encodes:
- a CDS encoding DUF1963 domain-containing protein, with protein sequence MDIQEIKQRLARPAVKLVAGGFRPAGTDEESWLGSIFLFRPDEEVPTNQAGQPLLPYAQFYLPALPVHSPLLAGVRVLTVFISDPLPEHFEPMGNNWVIREYGPDDVLVRKSLPVADTFLKPFPLRAQAVPEDFPLWDGGGVPEDLEQAILTLERAGKIQSYYDLVTHTYEHKFGGYPSFCQSGVDPGEGFEFVFQISSDAKINLNVVDSGSLMFWKHNETGEWVLYYDFY
- a CDS encoding tetratricopeptide repeat protein; protein product: MLDSLEKMLAKGVDNSLLRFGLGKGYLDLGEFTRAAEHFQRCVELDPKYSAAWKLLGKAHQGQGDLPAARQAWEQGLEAARAHGDKQAEKEMTVFLKKLDRHA